From one Labeo rohita strain BAU-BD-2019 unplaced genomic scaffold, IGBB_LRoh.1.0 scaffold_114, whole genome shotgun sequence genomic stretch:
- the LOC127157655 gene encoding meprin A subunit beta-like — MAVYFHLTSGPYDDKLQWPCPWRQASMELMDQNPDIQHRMNNIRMITTDPHKTSTDSKGNVEYFWDNPRKVGSLVTDSNGSKYYRGPGYGYKSYITHDHLKSRSFIKGDDVFLFSLNDVTRLLESEIRDLRLEADDRNVEKEPKRQM, encoded by the exons ATGGCAGTCTACTTCCACTTGACATCTGGACCCTATGATGACAAACTCCAATGGCCATGTCCATGGCGACAGGCATCCATGGAGCTGATGGACCAGAATCCAGACATCCAACACCGCATGAACAACATTAGGATGATCACAACAGATCCACACAAGACCTCCACAGACT CCAAAGGTAATGTTGAGTATTTCTGGGACAATCCACGAAAAGTAGGCAGTCTAGTCACTGACTCAAATGGCAGTAAATACTACCGGGGACCAGGTTATGGTTACAAAAGTTACATCACACATGATCATCTGAAGAGTCGAAGCTTCATCAAAGGAGATGATGTCTTCCTCTTCTCCCTTAATG ATGTGACTAGACTTTTGGAGTCGGAAATCAGAGACTTGCGATTAGAGGCTGATGATCGTAATGTGGAGAAGGAGCCAAAGAGACAGATGT aa
- the LOC127157654 gene encoding merlin-like, whose amino-acid sequence MTAEMWEERITVCYAEHRGRTRDEAEMEYLKIAQDLEMYGVNYFSIRNKKGTSLLLGVDALGLHIYDPNNKLTPKISFPWNEIRNISYSDKEFAIKPLDKRADVFKFNSSKLRVNKLILQLCIGNHDLFMRRRRVDSLEVQQMKMQAREEKARKQMERQRLEREKQLREEAERARDELERRLIQLQDEAHMANEALLRSEETADLLAEKAQIAEEEAKLLAQKAAEAEQEIQRIKVTAIRTEEEKRLMEQKMLEAEMLALKMAEESERRAKEADQLKQDLQEARESERKAKNKLLEITSKSAYSVITRLLPKRSPMAFSNISTDDVTSTLVILNHAGV is encoded by the exons ATGACTGCAGAGATGTGGGAGGAGAGGATCACGGTCTGCTACGCTGAGCACAGGGGCAGAACCAG AGATGAAGCTGAGATGGAGTATTTAAAAATAGCTCAGGATCTGGAGATGTATGGGGTCAATTACTTTTCCATTAGG aatAAAAAGGGAACCAGCTTGCTGCTGGGTGTTGACGCTTTAGGCCTCCACATTTACGACCCAAATAACAAACTGACGCCCAAAATCTCTTTTCCCTGGAATGAGATCAGAAACATCTCGTACAGCGATAAAGAG TTTGCCATTAAACCCTTGGATAAGAGGGCAGATGTCTTCAAATTCAACTCCTCTAAACTCAGAGTCAATAAACTG atTCTTCAGCTGTGCATCGGGAACCATGATCTCTTCATGAGGAGACGGCGAGTTGATTCGTTGGAAGTCCAGCAGATGAAGATGCAGGCTAGAGAAGAGAAAGCTCGCAAACAG ATGGAGCGGCAGAGGCTGGAGAGGGAGAAACAATTGCGTGAGGAGGCAGAAAGAGCTCGTGATGAACTGGAGAGGAGATTGATTCAGTTACAGGACGAAGCTCACATGGCCAATGAGGCACTG TTACGCTCTGAGGAGACTGCAGATCTGTTGGCGGAGAAGGCACAAATCGCTGAGGAGGAGGCCAAGCTGTTGGCTCAGAAAGCGGCCGAGGCTGAACAGGAGATACAGCGTATTAAG GTGACAGCTATTCGCACTGAGGAGGAGAAGAGACTCATGGAACAGAAGATGCTAGAGGCTGAGATGCTTGCACTCAAGATGGCAGAAGAGTCTGAAAGGAG GGCAAAAGAGGCCGACCAGCTGAAACAAGACCTGCAGGAGGCAAGAGAATCGGAGCGCAAAGCCAAAAACAAACTACTGGAGATCACCAGCAAATCGGCGTACTCGGTAATCACCCGTCTCTTACCAAAGCGCTCCCCCATGGCGTTCTCCAACATCTCCACAGATGACGTTACATCAACACTTGTCATTCTTAATCATGCTGGAGTCTGA